The following are encoded in a window of Pecten maximus chromosome 17, xPecMax1.1, whole genome shotgun sequence genomic DNA:
- the LOC117314963 gene encoding 40S ribosomal protein S27-like, translated as MPLAKDLLHPSMEEERRKNKLKRLVQSPNSYFMDVKCPGCYKITTVFSHAQTVVLCVGCSTVLCQPTGGKCRLTEGCSFRRKQH; from the exons ATGCCT cTTGCTAAAGACTTATTGCACCCCTCCATGGAGGAGGAGAGGaggaaaaacaaattaaagagATTGGTCCAGAGTCCAAACAGCTACTTCATGGATGTGAAATGTCCAG GCTGCTACAAAATCACCACAGTGTTTAGCCATGCCCAGACCGTCGTGTTGTGCGTCGGATGCTCCACAGTTCTGTGTCAGCCCACAGGAGGAAAATGCCGGTTAACAGAAG GATGTTCTTTCCGGAGGAAGCAACactaa
- the LOC117314962 gene encoding ras-related protein Rab-13-like, producing MPQLRPKSQSRDVKIAVIGNNTVGKTSLSLRFIYGDFHPGYFHTRGGDIYLKQIKVHDQTVNLKLVDTAGHPYQRSLIGPLYKDADGVIILYDVTSEKSFNALDDWIIAAQENNCREVVLVGNKLDLCKDSKKQEEVTNELKLIADRHNLRHYLVSAKTNLNVNRPFNRLLREVLQRQAAEQARALIKDKEEVHQLQTTEKQVSGCFDCIMS from the exons ATGCCACAGCTCCGACCTAAATCACAATCACGTGACGTAAAGATCGCGGTGATTGGAAATAACACCGTGGGGAAGACATCGCTATCTCTGCGCTTCATCTATGGTGATTTCCATCCGGGTTACTTCCACACCAGAG GTGGCGATATTTATCTGAAACAAATCAAAGTCCACGATCAAACTGTGAATCTCAAACTTGT AGACACGGCCGGTCACCCGTACCAGAGAAGCCTGATCGGACCTCTCTACAAGGACGCCGAC GGTGTCATTATTCTCTATGACGTCACAAGTGAAAAGAGTTTCAATGCCCTGGATGACTGGATCATCGCGGCGcag GAGAACAACTGTCGGGAGGTCGTTCTGGTAGGAAACAAGCTGGACTTGTGCAAGGACAGTAAGAAACAAGAGGAGGTGACGAATGAGCTCAAATTG ATAGCAGATCGTCACAATCTACGTCACTACCTAGTTAGTGCCAAGACAAATCTCAACGTGAACCGGCCGTTCAACCGACTCCTTCGTGAGGTTCTACAACGACAG GCTGCTGAACAGGCACGTGCACTAATTAAAGATAAAGAAGAGGTGCATCAGTTACAAACAACAGAAAAACAAGTCTCGGGCTGTTTCGACTGCATAATGAGCTGA